In one window of Paraflavitalea soli DNA:
- a CDS encoding sugar phosphate isomerase/epimerase family protein, which produces MPATRRDFIKQSSLLAAGFFLDKEDLFKKKKPVGVQLYTLRNQIGKDPKGTLEKVAQLGYKQVETFGYGNRKWFNLSPAELSTILKNNGLSSPSGHTYPGSFFLKGGWEDEWKKAVEDSKTLGQEFITIPWLEETYRNSADNYKKIAEGLNKAGGMAKSGGMKLAYHNHDFEFATVDGQTGFDILTKNTDSKLVHFELDLYWAVKAGHDPVKLFQQHPGRFVMWHIKDMDNTPKKFFTEVGSGVIDFKPIFKNARLSGMKYFFVEQDECPGSPFDSIAKSIGYLNANIL; this is translated from the coding sequence ATGCCTGCTACCCGTCGCGATTTTATCAAACAATCTTCTCTGCTAGCCGCTGGCTTTTTCCTGGATAAAGAAGACCTTTTCAAGAAGAAAAAGCCTGTAGGCGTACAGCTATACACCCTCCGCAATCAGATTGGCAAAGACCCCAAAGGCACCCTTGAAAAAGTGGCGCAACTGGGCTATAAGCAAGTGGAAACATTTGGCTATGGTAACCGCAAGTGGTTTAACCTCTCGCCTGCTGAATTATCAACCATTTTAAAGAACAATGGGCTTAGCTCTCCCAGCGGCCACACGTATCCCGGCAGCTTTTTCCTGAAAGGCGGTTGGGAAGATGAATGGAAAAAGGCGGTGGAGGATTCCAAAACGCTGGGACAGGAGTTCATAACGATCCCCTGGCTGGAAGAAACCTACCGCAATAGTGCCGATAACTACAAAAAGATCGCCGAAGGGCTGAACAAGGCAGGCGGCATGGCCAAATCAGGCGGGATGAAGCTGGCCTACCACAATCACGATTTTGAATTTGCCACGGTAGACGGGCAAACTGGTTTTGACATCCTCACCAAAAATACAGACAGCAAACTGGTACACTTTGAACTGGATCTTTATTGGGCAGTAAAAGCGGGACATGATCCCGTAAAATTGTTCCAACAGCATCCGGGCCGGTTTGTGATGTGGCATATCAAGGATATGGACAATACGCCTAAGAAGTTCTTTACTGAAGTGGGCAGCGGAGTGATCGACTTCAAGCCGATCTTTAAGAATGCCAGGCTGAGTGGAATGAAATACTTCTTTGTAGAGCAGGATGAATGTCCGGGTTCTCCTTTTGATAGTATTGCCAAGAGTATTGGTTATTTGAACGCGAATATATTGTAG
- a CDS encoding RNA polymerase sigma factor has translation MLVNQHRGMLYKVCNLYCSSEYDKQDLFQEIVIQLWKAYPRFRGDSKFGTWLYRIALNTAISDLRKQKKHIQSVEPDQLPTEIQDIQYNKDKEEKLQQLYRAIHQLPEIERGIVMLYLEDKSYDEMEEILGINQNNLRVKMNRIKEKLRKLTKVVEHGFG, from the coding sequence GTGTTGGTAAATCAACACCGGGGTATGTTGTACAAGGTATGTAACCTGTATTGTTCATCGGAGTATGATAAACAGGACCTTTTCCAGGAGATCGTGATCCAGTTGTGGAAAGCCTATCCACGATTCCGGGGCGACTCTAAGTTTGGTACCTGGCTCTATCGTATTGCGCTCAATACAGCGATCTCAGACCTTCGTAAGCAAAAGAAGCATATTCAAAGTGTGGAACCAGACCAGCTGCCGACTGAGATCCAGGATATTCAATACAATAAGGACAAAGAAGAAAAATTACAGCAGTTATACCGGGCAATTCACCAGCTTCCTGAGATAGAGCGGGGTATTGTGATGTTGTACCTGGAGGATAAAAGTTACGATGAAATGGAGGAGATATTGGGTATTAATCAGAATAACCTGCGGGTAAAGATGAACCGGATAAAGGAAAAATTACGTAAACTCACTAAAGTTGTAGAACATGGATTTGGATAA
- a CDS encoding arsenate reductase family protein, with the protein MKKFYHLGTCTTCQAIIKETGIDKAGFTMQDIKTEKITPAQLDEMKKMAGSYEALFSRRALKYKEMGLKDKQLTEKDFRDLILEEYTFLKRPVAILKDKIFVGNDKKTVQALKEAIK; encoded by the coding sequence ATGAAGAAGTTTTACCACCTCGGAACCTGCACCACCTGCCAGGCCATTATTAAGGAAACCGGCATAGACAAGGCAGGATTTACCATGCAGGACATCAAGACCGAAAAGATCACCCCCGCCCAGCTCGACGAAATGAAGAAAATGGCTGGTAGCTATGAAGCCCTGTTTAGCCGCCGGGCCCTTAAATACAAGGAAATGGGCTTGAAGGACAAGCAATTGACCGAAAAAGATTTCCGCGATCTCATCCTGGAAGAGTACACCTTTCTCAAGCGCCCCGTCGCCATCCTTAAAGACAAAATCTTTGTGGGAAATGATAAGAAGACCGTGCAGGCATTAAAAGAAGCTATTAAATAG
- a CDS encoding transposase, with product MKEDKNSVTNQHACHYITFNTVDWVDVFIKPVYKRIIANTLNDLITTRSLTVYAWCLMTNHVHLLLQAKDGTGLSMIERDFKRMTTTHILEAMEMEQELRRNWMLSRFEHFSQSLKKIEKYQVWQSCSNPEFLDFKQPMKVKEYLSYIHENPVRDKIVLLPEDYLFSSAGDYAGRKGPVHVTVIDMEGLIKGVVKGRP from the coding sequence ATGAAGGAGGACAAAAACAGTGTAACCAACCAGCATGCCTGTCACTATATTACCTTTAATACAGTAGACTGGGTAGACGTGTTTATTAAGCCCGTTTACAAGCGTATTATTGCCAATACGCTGAATGATCTCATCACTACCAGGAGTCTTACGGTGTATGCCTGGTGCCTCATGACCAATCACGTGCATTTACTGTTGCAAGCCAAAGACGGCACGGGGTTGTCTATGATCGAGCGGGATTTCAAACGAATGACCACCACCCATATTTTAGAGGCTATGGAAATGGAACAGGAACTGCGCCGTAACTGGATGCTGAGCCGGTTTGAACATTTTAGTCAAAGCCTGAAGAAGATCGAGAAATACCAGGTATGGCAAAGCTGCAGCAATCCGGAGTTCCTGGACTTTAAGCAGCCGATGAAAGTAAAAGAGTACCTGAGCTATATCCATGAAAACCCGGTACGGGATAAGATCGTACTGCTGCCGGAGGATTACCTGTTCAGTTCGGCCGGCGATTATGCGGGGCGAAAGGGTCCGGTGCATGTGACGGTCATTGACATGGAGGGGCTCATCAAAGGGGTGGTGAAGGGGAGGCCGTGA
- a CDS encoding DUF4421 domain-containing protein, with translation MQLQAGDQNSNGSRVIQWTALTALFCAFFSPEGFAQSDTAKKFDRDYYESYTDLVTSRVYFSQKYTALRIRGADKGRDLEYRPNTTLNFGVGATYGWFTLNLAYGFDFLNRADDAKGKTRYLDLQSHIYTRKMSIDLFGQLYRGFYAYPKRIVPQNDKEWYLRPDIKMRHFGAAAYFIYNWKKFSLRSATLQNEWQKRSAGSFLFGGEFYYGQNKGDSAFVPGALANEFSQAGVTKTRYFDIGPGIGYAYTWVWKEHFYATGGITVSFPISFQKQWRNDNPEHKASISPDVLTRIGIGYNSDRTNVSIIWVNSTVQTKGKSGEYAIRTGNVRLNAAYRFMPGPSLKRKLKFFESKQ, from the coding sequence ATGCAACTACAGGCAGGAGATCAAAATAGCAATGGCAGCCGGGTAATACAATGGACAGCACTGACTGCTCTATTTTGCGCTTTCTTTTCCCCGGAGGGCTTTGCCCAGTCTGATACAGCCAAAAAGTTTGACCGGGACTATTATGAATCTTATACTGACCTGGTAACTTCCCGGGTATACTTTTCCCAGAAATATACGGCACTACGTATCCGCGGAGCGGACAAGGGCAGGGACCTGGAGTATCGCCCCAATACGACGCTCAACTTTGGGGTGGGCGCTACTTATGGCTGGTTTACGCTAAACCTGGCTTATGGTTTTGATTTTCTGAACCGGGCAGATGATGCGAAGGGTAAAACACGCTACCTGGACCTGCAATCACATATTTATACGCGCAAAATGAGCATTGACCTTTTTGGTCAACTGTACCGGGGCTTTTATGCTTATCCTAAAAGGATCGTACCGCAAAACGATAAAGAGTGGTATTTAAGGCCGGATATAAAAATGCGACACTTTGGTGCTGCCGCTTACTTTATCTACAACTGGAAAAAGTTTTCTTTGCGATCGGCCACGTTGCAGAATGAGTGGCAGAAAAGATCAGCCGGCAGTTTTTTATTTGGAGGTGAATTCTATTATGGGCAAAACAAAGGAGATAGTGCATTTGTGCCGGGCGCTTTGGCGAATGAGTTTAGCCAGGCGGGAGTAACAAAAACGCGCTATTTTGATATTGGTCCTGGTATCGGATATGCCTATACCTGGGTGTGGAAGGAGCATTTTTATGCCACTGGTGGTATAACAGTAAGCTTTCCGATCAGCTTTCAGAAGCAATGGCGGAATGATAACCCGGAACACAAAGCGTCTATCAGCCCGGATGTACTTACCCGCATAGGTATTGGTTATAATAGTGACCGTACGAATGTGAGCATTATATGGGTGAATAGCACGGTACAAACGAAGGGAAAAAGTGGAGAATATGCTATACGGACGGGAAATGTGAGGCTCAATGCGGCTTACCGGTTTATGCCGGGGCCTTCGCTCAAGCGTAAATTAAAATTCTTTGAGTCGAAGCAGTAA
- a CDS encoding ComEC/Rec2 family competence protein, which yields MAAVKKTTRKAAPKKAASKGVKQAASSASASKATGKVDKKPVKKAAPAATAPVTGGATAKADSVSVRMYAHGFGDCFLLTFLSKEKPVYRMLIDCGMLTGDTDRLRQVIDHIKTDCGGRLDLVVQTHEHKDHISGFNLRDKNKNLLWDAIKVDRVWLAWTENTGSNGDDLAIQLKQKQDKKKKALAKALQLYNSSIQQAEHRTMMNKEYQGSDYYAAQQRYATALQQILGFFDISAEDVAGLAANGAELGLTMKDAMGYFINRSRTNGNPDISFWNPGEQADAKTTGLPGINFYFLGPPKDYDKLRVMEDSEHIEMYLTEMGLSDNFFVALTSEEDEESNEALSPFHKRYRWQGPMKGEQEDPEGVWNLYYNKDHDWRSIENDWLHNAGALALNLDSYTNNTSLVIAIELEDSDKVLLFPADAQIGNWLSWTEAVDDKNPEPRLKWQVMKKGQQKTITAEELLKRTVFYKVGHHASHNATARKHGLELMTSEDLVAMIPVDEAVAKKQGKKGWKMPAEDLYKRLQEKTKSRIIRLDKGSILANGAKDLPEGAKPNKQQLDDFNSCVSESDILITTEEGIKRPLFWEYLVKG from the coding sequence ATGGCTGCTGTAAAAAAAACTACGCGGAAAGCTGCACCTAAGAAGGCTGCTTCGAAAGGGGTAAAACAAGCTGCCTCCTCAGCAAGTGCAAGTAAGGCTACCGGCAAAGTAGATAAGAAGCCGGTGAAGAAAGCTGCGCCTGCAGCAACCGCACCAGTAACCGGCGGAGCGACGGCGAAGGCCGACAGTGTATCTGTACGCATGTATGCGCATGGATTTGGGGATTGTTTCCTGCTCACTTTTTTGAGTAAGGAAAAGCCGGTGTACCGGATGCTGATCGACTGTGGTATGCTTACGGGCGATACGGACCGGTTGCGGCAGGTGATCGACCATATCAAAACGGACTGTGGCGGCAGGCTGGACCTGGTAGTACAGACACATGAGCACAAGGACCATATATCGGGGTTCAACCTGCGGGATAAAAATAAGAACCTGCTGTGGGATGCCATTAAGGTAGACAGGGTATGGCTGGCCTGGACAGAAAACACCGGCAGCAATGGAGATGACCTGGCGATACAATTGAAGCAGAAGCAGGACAAAAAGAAAAAGGCGCTGGCGAAGGCTTTGCAATTATACAATTCCTCTATACAGCAGGCGGAGCACCGTACGATGATGAATAAGGAATACCAGGGTTCGGATTATTATGCTGCGCAACAGCGCTATGCGACAGCGCTGCAGCAGATACTGGGCTTTTTTGATATCAGTGCGGAAGATGTAGCTGGCCTGGCTGCCAATGGCGCGGAACTGGGGCTTACGATGAAAGATGCGATGGGTTATTTTATCAACCGTAGCCGGACGAATGGTAATCCTGATATTAGTTTTTGGAATCCCGGGGAACAGGCTGATGCTAAAACCACGGGATTGCCGGGTATTAATTTCTATTTCCTGGGGCCTCCCAAGGATTATGACAAGCTGCGGGTGATGGAAGATTCGGAGCACATTGAAATGTATTTGACGGAGATGGGACTTTCTGACAATTTCTTTGTGGCACTGACGAGTGAGGAAGATGAGGAAAGCAATGAAGCCCTATCGCCTTTTCACAAGCGCTACCGCTGGCAAGGGCCTATGAAGGGTGAGCAGGAGGATCCGGAGGGTGTATGGAACCTGTATTACAATAAGGACCACGACTGGCGCAGTATTGAAAATGACTGGCTGCACAATGCAGGAGCGCTGGCGCTGAACCTGGATTCGTATACCAACAATACGAGCCTGGTGATCGCTATTGAGCTGGAGGATAGTGACAAGGTATTGTTGTTTCCGGCAGATGCGCAGATCGGAAACTGGCTTAGCTGGACGGAGGCTGTGGATGACAAAAACCCGGAGCCTCGTTTGAAATGGCAGGTCATGAAAAAGGGTCAGCAAAAAACGATCACGGCAGAGGAATTACTAAAGCGTACGGTATTTTATAAGGTGGGGCATCATGCCAGCCATAATGCGACGGCCCGGAAGCATGGGCTGGAATTAATGACGAGCGAGGACCTGGTAGCGATGATACCGGTGGATGAGGCGGTAGCCAAAAAGCAGGGCAAAAAAGGCTGGAAGATGCCTGCGGAAGACCTCTACAAGCGACTGCAGGAAAAGACGAAGAGCCGTATTATACGGCTTGATAAAGGCAGCATATTGGCCAATGGAGCAAAAGACCTGCCGGAAGGGGCCAAGCCCAATAAACAGCAATTGGATGACTTTAATAGCTGCGTGAGTGAATCTGATATTCTTATTACTACAGAGGAGGGTATAAAGCGCCCCTTGTTTTGGGAGTACCTGGTGAAAGGATAA
- a CDS encoding gluzincin family metallopeptidase — protein sequence MKDCANITTIKPAFRKLRAFTFDPSLSLKLDTSIINNIVYKVPWETLKPGPVGEYIEVVDFDPSSGCFYKPVNLDDPYTLAQDGLDPAESNPQFHQQMVYAVAMITIKNFERALGRKILWSPYRDKSGYAAGYVQRLRIYPHALREANAYYSPQKKALLFGYFSAAPDTPSLMMPGGTVFTCLSHDIVAHEITHALLDGMHRRYIEATHPDSLAFHEAFADIVALFQHFTFPEVLKDQIARTRGDLASQNLLGQLAQEFGKAIGHYGSLRDALGTVDDETGKWQPLAPDPMDYQKIVEPHERGSILVATIFDIFSNIYRRRVADLLRIATGGTGMLSPGSLHPDLVNRMAQEASKTAGQVLKICIRALDYCPPMDINFGDYLRAMITSDYDLVEEDNLDYRIAIIEAFQRRGIFPDNVKNMSVESLLCKVDDELDAFEDQFTNLLEFFKLFKEKISYITNREDLYRLTKVFITGGYIGDPDTEGDKSKSTGKKGAQSIMGLHQRLNVKFMGAKAVEQFSQLTGLLLDERLIDYQGIGRSEAKNTMGAPKLEVHNLKLASRVGPSGNVLNQILVTLTQRRGVVCDTDQYGNVEVKGFFVADNPENGWYALPEKSSSLPTKQPYPGKTEGLTGEGSEKVLPKGWFVFRGGCTLIFDLNYASSKDNVKLKYIIKKDINDKERMKRQYRMLFNNNDFSLNATYFGTAYGNLEAEPFAIIHKIL from the coding sequence ATGAAAGACTGTGCCAATATTACTACTATAAAGCCTGCCTTCCGAAAGTTGCGGGCTTTTACTTTTGATCCCTCTCTGTCCCTTAAGCTGGACACGAGCATTATCAATAACATTGTTTACAAAGTGCCCTGGGAAACGCTGAAACCGGGACCGGTGGGAGAATACATCGAAGTCGTGGATTTTGACCCTTCCAGCGGTTGTTTCTATAAGCCGGTAAACCTGGATGATCCTTATACGCTGGCACAGGATGGGCTTGACCCGGCAGAGAGTAATCCGCAGTTTCACCAGCAGATGGTGTATGCAGTGGCGATGATCACGATTAAGAATTTTGAGCGGGCACTGGGGCGTAAGATATTGTGGAGCCCATACCGGGATAAAAGTGGTTATGCGGCGGGCTATGTACAGCGGCTGCGGATCTATCCACATGCATTGCGGGAGGCCAATGCGTATTACAGTCCGCAGAAGAAGGCATTGTTGTTTGGCTATTTCAGTGCAGCGCCTGACACGCCCAGTTTAATGATGCCCGGGGGTACGGTGTTTACCTGCCTGAGTCATGATATTGTAGCGCATGAAATAACCCATGCGCTGCTGGATGGCATGCACCGCCGGTATATTGAAGCCACACACCCTGATTCGCTGGCCTTCCACGAGGCCTTTGCGGATATTGTAGCCTTGTTCCAGCACTTTACCTTCCCGGAAGTATTGAAGGATCAGATAGCGCGTACGCGGGGCGACCTGGCCAGCCAGAACCTGCTGGGGCAGCTGGCGCAGGAGTTTGGAAAAGCCATTGGGCATTACGGCAGCCTGCGGGATGCGCTGGGAACGGTGGATGATGAAACGGGTAAGTGGCAGCCATTGGCGCCCGACCCTATGGATTACCAGAAGATCGTAGAACCGCATGAGCGCGGCTCGATCCTGGTGGCTACGATCTTTGACATATTCAGTAATATTTACCGGCGCCGGGTGGCGGACCTGCTGCGTATTGCCACAGGCGGTACGGGGATGTTGTCGCCGGGTTCACTGCATCCGGACCTGGTGAACCGGATGGCGCAGGAGGCGAGCAAAACAGCGGGGCAGGTATTGAAAATATGTATCCGGGCGCTGGATTATTGTCCGCCGATGGATATCAATTTTGGGGATTACCTGCGGGCCATGATCACTTCGGATTATGACCTGGTGGAAGAGGACAATTTGGATTACCGCATTGCCATCATAGAAGCTTTCCAGCGGCGGGGTATTTTCCCGGACAATGTAAAGAACATGAGTGTGGAAAGCCTGCTGTGCAAGGTGGATGATGAGCTGGATGCATTTGAAGACCAGTTTACGAACCTGCTCGAGTTCTTCAAATTATTCAAAGAAAAGATCAGTTATATCACGAACCGGGAAGACCTGTATCGCCTTACCAAGGTATTTATCACTGGTGGTTATATTGGTGACCCTGATACGGAGGGTGACAAGTCTAAGTCTACAGGGAAGAAAGGTGCCCAAAGTATTATGGGGCTTCACCAGCGTTTGAATGTAAAGTTCATGGGGGCGAAGGCAGTTGAACAATTCAGCCAACTGACGGGCTTGTTACTGGATGAAAGGCTGATCGATTACCAGGGTATCGGTCGGTCAGAAGCAAAAAATACGATGGGGGCGCCCAAGCTGGAAGTACACAATCTAAAACTGGCCAGCCGGGTAGGGCCCAGTGGCAATGTATTGAACCAAATACTGGTAACGCTCACGCAGCGGCGGGGAGTGGTGTGCGACACGGATCAGTATGGCAATGTGGAGGTGAAAGGTTTCTTTGTAGCTGATAACCCTGAAAACGGATGGTATGCGCTGCCGGAAAAATCGAGTTCGCTTCCCACGAAGCAGCCCTATCCCGGGAAAACGGAAGGGCTTACGGGAGAAGGCAGTGAAAAGGTGTTGCCGAAGGGCTGGTTTGTTTTCAGGGGAGGATGTACGCTGATCTTTGATCTGAACTATGCTTCGAGCAAAGACAATGTGAAGTTGAAGTATATCATCAAGAAGGATATTAATGATAAAGAGCGGATGAAGCGGCAATACCGCATGCTTTTCAACAATAATGATTTTTCGCTGAACGCTACTTATTTCGGTACGGCTTATGGCAACCTGGAAGCAGAGCCATTTGCCATTATCCATAAAATTCTATAA
- a CDS encoding patatin-like phospholipase family protein yields MTAEKKLGLSLSGGGYRAAAFHLGTLRKLHEMGVLQQVDVMSTISGGSITGAYYCLNNKDFEAFEKHMLEALGHKNVIRQVFLSFTFIRTLLFLLVFLVPAVYVLFTPYAWLSLILIGLLLYLFVRFQFAIFPVSKEIEKAYNKFFYNNATLSQLTNKPLLAIGSTNLQTARPFTFSRLKMEDSSYAFLDPPVRFKQDEFPVARAVMASSCVPFAFTPVHIDQVYFETPADMLRVEPQLVDGGVYDNQGIQKLTQKGSLYACDIVITSDAGNKLPFEGSFNNLLVLLIRTMDVFMARIKNFQMVQDIYDNAANAGRQMAYLSLGWNLEQCIPGFIDNLAKGKITEEVIEAHQFKPEWVADPARYRKELTTYLENEVNYKVILQSNLKPPQLTIARNVGTNLTPLSKEELTYLAIQAANLTELQVRLYCPTLTQPS; encoded by the coding sequence ATGACTGCTGAAAAAAAGCTGGGGTTATCCTTATCAGGTGGGGGATACAGGGCTGCTGCGTTTCACCTGGGTACACTGCGGAAGCTGCATGAGATGGGGGTTTTACAGCAGGTAGATGTAATGTCTACCATATCGGGAGGTTCAATAACAGGTGCTTATTATTGTTTGAATAATAAAGATTTTGAGGCCTTTGAGAAGCATATGCTGGAGGCCCTTGGCCATAAGAACGTAATCAGACAAGTATTTCTTTCCTTTACATTTATCAGGACCTTGCTGTTTTTGCTGGTATTTCTTGTGCCAGCTGTCTATGTACTGTTCACACCGTACGCCTGGCTGTCCCTTATTTTGATTGGATTGCTGTTGTATTTGTTTGTTCGTTTCCAGTTTGCCATTTTCCCGGTGAGTAAAGAAATAGAGAAAGCCTATAACAAATTCTTCTACAACAATGCTACGCTTTCGCAGTTAACCAATAAACCTTTATTGGCTATTGGTTCTACGAACCTTCAAACGGCCAGGCCCTTTACATTTTCCCGGCTGAAGATGGAAGATTCCTCTTATGCATTCCTGGATCCGCCTGTTCGTTTTAAGCAGGATGAATTCCCGGTAGCCCGGGCAGTGATGGCCTCTTCCTGTGTTCCTTTTGCTTTTACACCGGTGCATATTGACCAGGTGTATTTTGAAACGCCGGCCGATATGCTGCGCGTGGAGCCTCAACTGGTAGACGGTGGCGTGTATGATAACCAGGGTATTCAAAAGCTTACTCAAAAAGGCAGCCTGTATGCCTGCGATATTGTTATCACCAGTGATGCGGGCAATAAGCTGCCTTTCGAGGGCTCCTTTAATAACCTGCTGGTGTTATTGATCCGGACGATGGATGTGTTTATGGCACGCATCAAAAACTTTCAAATGGTGCAGGACATTTATGATAATGCTGCGAATGCCGGCCGTCAGATGGCTTATTTGTCATTGGGATGGAACCTGGAGCAATGCATTCCTGGTTTTATTGACAACCTGGCGAAAGGAAAGATCACGGAGGAAGTGATTGAAGCGCACCAGTTCAAGCCGGAATGGGTGGCGGATCCGGCCCGGTACCGGAAAGAGCTTACTACCTACCTGGAAAACGAGGTAAATTATAAGGTGATCCTGCAAAGTAACCTCAAACCACCACAATTAACGATAGCCCGGAACGTAGGGACAAACCTGACCCCTTTATCTAAGGAAGAACTTACTTACCTTGCTATACAAGCAGCCAACCTTACTGAATTGCAGGTAAGGCTGTACTGTCCTACATTAACGCAACCGTCATGA
- a CDS encoding murein L,D-transpeptidase catalytic domain family protein produces the protein MQPKVKPFIFSLVLIGCVSAVLGMTVLSEAPVKHTAPVSAPAPVSKTVLYDSLRLDTLALSREAYLYAMEGYKNLQDAGEIHNPRFLTIVDFSLPSSKKRLFIIDMESNKLVFNTYVSHGRNSGTDMATRFSNRPESFQSSLGFYVTGNTYRGHNGYSLRLEGMEEGINDNALERAIVIHGSAYVNERMVNAKGYIGRSLGCPAVPSALAKSIINTIRDGSCLFIYGNDSNYLALSKILYKTNPLLTDTMLADTMG, from the coding sequence ATGCAGCCGAAAGTAAAACCTTTTATATTCTCACTTGTATTGATCGGGTGTGTATCAGCAGTATTGGGGATGACCGTGCTTTCAGAAGCCCCCGTCAAACATACAGCTCCTGTTTCGGCTCCGGCGCCAGTAAGTAAAACAGTATTGTACGATAGCCTGCGCCTCGATACATTGGCCCTTTCCCGGGAAGCCTATTTATACGCCATGGAGGGATATAAGAACCTGCAGGACGCCGGCGAGATACACAACCCACGTTTCCTTACCATTGTAGATTTCAGCCTGCCTTCTTCAAAGAAGCGATTGTTCATCATAGATATGGAAAGTAATAAACTGGTATTTAATACCTATGTATCCCACGGCAGGAATTCAGGAACCGATATGGCCACCCGCTTTTCCAACAGACCCGAAAGTTTTCAAAGCAGCCTCGGCTTTTATGTGACTGGCAATACTTACAGAGGGCACAACGGTTATTCCCTGCGCCTCGAAGGAATGGAAGAAGGCATTAATGACAATGCCCTGGAACGCGCCATCGTTATTCATGGTTCCGCCTATGTGAACGAACGTATGGTCAATGCGAAAGGGTATATTGGTCGCAGCCTGGGATGTCCCGCCGTTCCATCTGCTTTGGCTAAATCCATCATCAACACCATCAGGGATGGCAGCTGTTTATTCATCTATGGGAACGATAGCAACTACCTGGCCCTGTCAAAAATATTATACAAAACGAATCCCCTCTTGACCGATACCATGTTGGCAGATACCATGGGTTAA